A stretch of Oncorhynchus mykiss isolate Arlee chromosome 12, USDA_OmykA_1.1, whole genome shotgun sequence DNA encodes these proteins:
- the LOC110487443 gene encoding STIP1 homology and U box-containing protein 1 isoform X1, translating into MAGSPEKSVSAQEWKEQGNRLFLSRKYQESAACYSKAIKRNPSVSVYYTNRALCHVKLQQHDKALADCKQALELDPQSVKALFFLGQCHLEMENYDEAIGNLQRAYNLAKEQRLNFGDDIPSALRIAKKKRWNSIEEKRINQENELHAYLTKLILAEKERELDDSREDQDAKSEECRSRHDLTKFPSKHDKHLSDMEELFSQLDEKRKKREIPDYLCGKISFELMREPCITPSGITYDRKDIEEHLQRVGHFDPVTRSPLTQDQLIPNLAMKEVIDAFIMENGWVEDY; encoded by the exons ATGGCGGGCAGCCCTGAGAAGAGTGTCTCAGCGCAGGAGtggaaggagcagggcaaccgcCTCTTCCTCAGCCGCAAGTACCAGGAGTCGGCCGCCTGCTACAGCAAAGCCATC AAGCGAAACCCCTCAGTGTCtgtgtactacaccaaccgggCACTGTGCCACGTGAAGCTGCAGCAACACGACAAGGCCCTGGCCGACTGCAAGCAGGCGCTGGAGCTGGACCCCCAGTCAGTCAAGGCCCTCTTCTTCCTGGGTCAGTGTCACCTGGAGATGGAGAATTACGACGaagccatcggcaacctgcagagag CATATAACCTGGCGAAAGAGCAACGGTTGAACTTTGGCGACGACATTCCCAGTGCCCTCCGGATAGccaagaagaagcgctggaacaGCATCGAGGAGAAGCGCATTAACCAGGAGAACGAGCTGCATGCCTATCTCACCAAACTCATCctggcagagaaggagag GGAACTGGATGACAGCAGAGAGGACCAAGACGCCAAGTCGGAGGAATGCAGAAGCCGACACGACCTCACTAAGTTCCCCTCCAAACAC GACAAGCACCTGTCAGACATGGAGGAGCTCTTCTCTCAACTGGATGAGAAGAGGAAG AAGAGGGAGATCCCAGACTACCTGTGTGGAAAGATCAGCTTTGAGTTGATGAGGGAGCCCTGCATTACACCCAGTGGGATCACTTACGACCGCAAAGACATCGAGGAGCACCTACAG CGAGTGGGCCATTTTGACCCGGTGACACGCAGCCCTCTGACTCAAGACCAGCTGATTCCTAATCTGGCCATGAAAGAGGTCATCGATGCTTTCATCATGGAGAATGGATGGGTGGAGGACtactga
- the LOC110487443 gene encoding STIP1 homology and U box-containing protein 1 isoform X2 has product MAGSPEKSVSAQEWKEQGNRLFLSRKYQESAACYSKAIRNPSVSVYYTNRALCHVKLQQHDKALADCKQALELDPQSVKALFFLGQCHLEMENYDEAIGNLQRAYNLAKEQRLNFGDDIPSALRIAKKKRWNSIEEKRINQENELHAYLTKLILAEKERELDDSREDQDAKSEECRSRHDLTKFPSKHDKHLSDMEELFSQLDEKRKKREIPDYLCGKISFELMREPCITPSGITYDRKDIEEHLQRVGHFDPVTRSPLTQDQLIPNLAMKEVIDAFIMENGWVEDY; this is encoded by the exons ATGGCGGGCAGCCCTGAGAAGAGTGTCTCAGCGCAGGAGtggaaggagcagggcaaccgcCTCTTCCTCAGCCGCAAGTACCAGGAGTCGGCCGCCTGCTACAGCAAAGCCATC CGAAACCCCTCAGTGTCtgtgtactacaccaaccgggCACTGTGCCACGTGAAGCTGCAGCAACACGACAAGGCCCTGGCCGACTGCAAGCAGGCGCTGGAGCTGGACCCCCAGTCAGTCAAGGCCCTCTTCTTCCTGGGTCAGTGTCACCTGGAGATGGAGAATTACGACGaagccatcggcaacctgcagagag CATATAACCTGGCGAAAGAGCAACGGTTGAACTTTGGCGACGACATTCCCAGTGCCCTCCGGATAGccaagaagaagcgctggaacaGCATCGAGGAGAAGCGCATTAACCAGGAGAACGAGCTGCATGCCTATCTCACCAAACTCATCctggcagagaaggagag GGAACTGGATGACAGCAGAGAGGACCAAGACGCCAAGTCGGAGGAATGCAGAAGCCGACACGACCTCACTAAGTTCCCCTCCAAACAC GACAAGCACCTGTCAGACATGGAGGAGCTCTTCTCTCAACTGGATGAGAAGAGGAAG AAGAGGGAGATCCCAGACTACCTGTGTGGAAAGATCAGCTTTGAGTTGATGAGGGAGCCCTGCATTACACCCAGTGGGATCACTTACGACCGCAAAGACATCGAGGAGCACCTACAG CGAGTGGGCCATTTTGACCCGGTGACACGCAGCCCTCTGACTCAAGACCAGCTGATTCCTAATCTGGCCATGAAAGAGGTCATCGATGCTTTCATCATGGAGAATGGATGGGTGGAGGACtactga